One window of Bos mutus isolate GX-2022 chromosome 29, NWIPB_WYAK_1.1, whole genome shotgun sequence genomic DNA carries:
- the SVIP gene encoding small VCP/p97-interacting protein translates to MGLCFPCPTEASPPSPDLEEKRAKLAEAAERRQKEAASRGILNVRSVEEKRKKKEKIEKEMATSGPPPEGGLRWTVS, encoded by the exons ATGGGGCTGTGTTTTCCCTGTCCCACCGAGGCCTCGCCTCCCTCGCCGGACCTG gaagaaaaaagagcaaagcttgcagaggctgcagagagaagacagaaggag GCTGCATCTCGGGGTATTCTGAATGTTCGGTCtgtggaagaaaagagaaagaaaaaggaaaaaatagaaaaagaaatggctacATCTGGACCCCCACCAGAAGGTGGACTTAGA tGGACAGTTTCATAA